The segment AAGTCTTGGTGCAAATAAATCCGGGAATACGGTTAGTGGTGATGTTGAACTAGATGTAGATAATAATTATTTACTTATCGAAGCGGTAGAAGAAGAGTTAAGTAAGGGTAAAAACAAATTAATTTTACAGCTAAAAAATGTAAGTTATGTTGACTCCTCGGGGCTAGGAGCAATTTTTGACAGTTATAAACAAGTTGTTGAAAAAGACGGACAATTAAGGATATTAAATCCAAATATTGACGTTAAAAGAGTTCTTGATATAACAAAAATTTCTAAGAAAATAGATATTTTTAATAACGAAGAAGAAGCTTTAAAGAGTTTTAATTAGAATATTTTTTTGTAGCATTTAAAATGTCTTCCGTACGGAAGGGTTTAGATAAATGATCAGTGAAGCCGTTTGCAAGAACGGTTTCTTTGTCTTTATGGTATGCTTTTGCTGTAAGTGCTATGACTGGAGTTTGTTGGTAGTCTGTATTTTTTCGAAGTTCTTTAACAACAGTGTAACCATCCATACCATCCATCATTAGGTCTAAGAAAATTAGGGAGTATTGATTTTTTTTGCAAAGAGCCAATGCGTCTTTACCGTTATCAACGGTGGTAGCATCAAAATTAGACAATTCAAGTATTGTTTTTACCAATAGAAGAATATCTTTATTATCATCAACAATTAATATTTTCATTTTCCACCATTTAAATTTTATGTGATTTATTATAGCAGGATTAACATAGAGAACAAGCGTGTTTCAAGCAAAGACTACTTTGCCTTGTCTGATAATTGTTGGTTTGCTTTTAGTAAGGTCCACAATTGTTGAGGCAACTTGCGATCCTTTGTTGTGTTCAACTACAAGGTAATCTAGCTTCTTGAGAAGATTGTTATCAATTTCTTTATAGCAAGTAGCTGCGACTTTCCCTGACTTATTGAGGCTAGTTACCACAAGCGGATTTTTATAGTAACTAAGGATAGCTTGTGTGCTTGCATGATTCGGTATCCTAACTCCTACGGTATCATGAAGGTATGGCAAAGAAACAGTAGCTGATTTTTGGAAAATGAACGTTATTTCCCCAGGCCAAAATTTATTTAGAATATTCATTTGATATTCTGAAAGCGGTGCAACAATATCCTTTAGTTGCTCAAGCTTAGCTATCTGTAACACGTAATGTTTGGAGTCATCTCTTTCTTTAAAATCTGTAATTTTTTTTATAGCATCAAGGTTGTAAGCATCACAAGCTAGACCATATACCGTGTCAGTTGGTAATCCTATTATTCCTCCTTTAGAAAGGGTTTTACTTATTACTTCAAGTTCTTTTGGAGTTAACATTTGTCGTAAACTGGTAGATTAGAACAAGAGCAGTAATAAATAGTGTTAACAGGAAAATATTAAAATAAAAATAGATATTAAAGTAAGCAGGATAAGTTGAAAGAATATTCATCGTTGTCATTAGACAAATAATTAAAAAATTAATGGTGAAGAAGAGTATTTCAATCTTTATAAAGTGTTTGACTTGCTTGCACTCTATGACAATAAATAACAACAAGAGTAGGCAATAAAGAAAAATATATGCAGAATGAAACACTTGTCCGATATATAAAATATTTGTATCAACATTCTGCATGCTTTCAACGAATAGTTCTGGGTATTTACTAGAAGAAACGCTTAGTTGGATAAAGTTATAGAGCTGAAAAAGAAAAATAGCAACAAATTTCAGGGATACATAGCCAAGTGCAATGCTCAGAATGTTGTTGATGGTTTGATGAGAGTGTCTGCGATGCAAATAAACTCTAACTAAGGATTCAGCCAATATGTAGAAAAATGAACTTATTATTGTGGCGACAATCAGTGGTTGATTGGAAGCAAAAGCAAGGAAAGGAAGCTTTAGTATTGTGATAACAGAAAGCAACATCCCCAGCGACAGATATTTTGGAGAAAGAGGGGTTTTTTTATTAAGGAGCAACGCTAAAAAAGTTGGAATAACTAACAAAATAATGCTGGAGATTATTATCATCAGCATAAAGATTTCAAAATTAATCATTAGAAACTTTTTGGGCTTGGTATTTTTCTATCACAGCCAGAAGCTTGCCTGGGTCAAAAGGTTTTACAATATATTCGTCCGCTCCTTGTTGTAGCGCTTCGATTATTTGCGTTTGTTGTCCAATGTTGGAGAGAACAACCACAGGAATTTTCATTGTTTTCTTGATTTCTTTCATAGCAGTTATGCCATCCATAATTGGCATAATAATGTCCATTATAACGATGTCAGGCTCGTGTTTAGTGCACTTTTCAATAGCCATTTGTCCGTTCTCCGCTTCAAATATTATAAAGCCGTAATCTTTCAAAAAAGAAGATAGTTTGTTTCTTACATAGTTAGAATCATCACAAATTAATATTTTCATCTTTAATGTAGATTATACTTTCTTTTTATCTCATCAAACAATGATGAAATATCTAAAATTAATCCTATATCTCCTGTTCCTAAAATTGTTGCCGAGTGAATAAGGTAATAAAGTTGATCAACAAAATCTATATTTTTGATAACAATTTCTTGTTCATCAATAATTTTATCAACTATTAGTATAATGCTTTTATCTGAGAAAGACAAAACAACTCCCTTTGTATGGTTAGTGATAGTTGTTTTTTTCTTAAAGAATAATTCTTTAAGATGGAAAACAGGAATAACTTCTTCTCTAAAAATAATGTGAGGATGATTGTGAATGGGTTTTGTTTCGTAGTCGGCTATATCAATAATTTCTTCAATATAAGTTATTGGAATAATGAATATTTTTTTGTCTATTTCCGTTATCAGCCCTTTAATAATAGCCATTGTTAAGGGAAGTGTTATTTTGAAGGTTGTTCCTTTGTTCTTTTCGCTTGATAGAGTTATTCCTCCACCGAGTTTTTGGATAGTGTTTTTTACAACATCCATTCCAACACCACGGCCGGAAATGTCCGATACATTTTCTTTTGTTGAAAAACCAGGATGAAAAATATAATCAAAAATCTGTTCTTTTGTAAGCTCCAGTGTTTCTTCTTTAGAGAGTATTTTTTTGTCTATTATTTTTTTTACTATTACGTCTGCATCAAGGCCCTTGCCGTCATCAGATAAGAGGAAGATAGCTTTATTGTTTTTGTGTTCTGCTATTATTTTGATTGTACCCGTAGAGTCTTTTCCTATGTTTTTTCTGTCTTCAGGTAATTCTATTCCATGGTCAATAGAGTTACGGACTAGGTGGATTAGAATATCATTAAGATAGTTCAGGATAATTCTGTCTAGTTTAAGTTCTTGACCTGTTATTTCTAGCCTAATTTTTTTATTAATTTTTTTTGCTATTTCTCTAGATAATCTATGATATTTATCTAGAACACTATGTAAGGGGATTGACCTGATGTTGAGTAGTAGAGATTGTAGACGATACGAAGATTTCCAAAGTTTGCTTGTTGTTTCAGATAGTTTAACGAAGTCATTATCCAGTGGATATTTTTCTTCAAGCGCGGTGAGTGCATCTGCGATTTGATTCCTATTGATTATGATTTCTCCTAATTGATTAATTAGGTCATCAAGTTGACTTATGTCAATCTGCACTTCACTTAGTTCTTCTTTGGTGTTTTTTATTTCCCTTACTTCTAAGTTTCCTTTATTTTTTTCCCTTTTTTTGACGTTGAATATTTTTTTAACAAACTGGATGTCATCAATTATAGCTATTTCTCTTAATAGTGTATTGATTTCTTCGTTAGTTAGCGTTTTTAATAATTTTATGTGTAGAATTTCTGCCGACTTGCCATTTTTTATATCATTTGTAGTTGGATTTGATTCAAATTGGATTTTATTTTCTTCAATTAAATGAATAACTTGATAAAAAGTTACCGCCGGCATTTCTGCTTCTTTATTAAGATATATTTCTAAAGAAATACCATCAACTGTAGCATTCAAGTTAGCTGGAGATTCTTCTTTTTGTGTGAGCTCATTTGTTTTTAATGAAGCATTTGTTTCTTGTGAAGGTAATGATTTTCTAATTATTTCAAGGACTTCATTGTGCATAGAGTCACTAACATCAAATGATGATTTGGAGAGGTTTTTAGTAAGATTTTTGATGTAATCTACAGCAGTAAAGAGCGCTTCGTTCGATTCTTCGGTTAGAGTAATGTCATTTTGTCTGAAATGCTGTAAGACATGTTCTGTTTCTGCCGACACTTCTTGCATGCTTGTATAACCAATCATGCCAGCATTGCCCTTGATTGTATGGAAACTACGAAATAGCTGTTCTATAAGTTCCTTTTGGTAACCTTGCTCTAATTCGATTAAACTATTTTCTATGAAACCAATGTGTTGATTAAGTTCTTTATTGAAAAGATTGCGTTCTTGGTGTGTAAGACCTATTTGTATCTTCAAGGCTAGACTTCCTCTTTAAGATAACCTTTAAGTCTTTTAAGACGCGAAGGGTGTCGTAGCTTTTTAATAGCCTTGGCCTCTATTTGTCGAATCCTTTCTCTTGTTACATCATATACTTTTCCAACTTCTTCTAGTGTTCTTGGTCTGTCATCCACAAGTCCAAATCTTAATTTAATAACCATTCTTTCTCTTTCAGAAAGTTCTTGCATTATTTCATCTAAATCTTTTCTCAGAAGTGTTCGATAAAGACTAGCTTCAGGAGATTCTGTTTTGTCATCTTTGACAAAGTCTCCAAGTTTTGAGCTGTCACTTTCGTCACCAATAGGTGTTTCTAGTGAGATTGGAGTTAAAGAAGAACGGAAAATGTCTCTAACTTTTTCGATAGGCATCTCCATATATTCTGCTACTTCTTCTTCAGTTGGTTTTCTCCCTAATTCTTGCATTAAGTGTCTTGAAGCTTTTCTGAGCTTGCTCATTGTTTCACCTAAATGCACCGGTATTCTAATTGTTCTTGATTGGTCAGAAATGGCTCTTGTGATAGCTTGTCTAATCCACCAAGTAGCATATGTAGAAAATTTATAACCCTTGGTATAATCAAATTTCTCGGTAGCTCTGATTAGTCCAATATTTCCTTCTTGTATCAGGTCAAGGAAAGCCATGCCTCTGCCGATGTATTTTTTGGCAATACTCACAACTAATCTTAAATTAGCATCGATTAGTTCCTTTTTCGCAATCGGATCACCTTCTGCGACTCTTTTTGCAATACTTTGTTCATCTTTAAGGCAAAGCAAGTCAACTTTTCCAATTTCTTTTAAATACATCTTAACTACGTCAGATGTTTTAACCTTTTCAGCTTCTCTTTGTTCAATTTCAGCTTTTAGGAGAGCAGCTTCTTCGCCGTCTAACCCTTGGTTTTCTGGTTCTTGATCAACAATATCAATTTGATGTTCATCAATAAATGATTCAAGTTGGTCAAGATTATTTTCTGGGTTAGCAATAACTTGTAGAATATCTTCTGGTGTTACTAATCCTGAGCTGAAAGGTTCGTCTGTATTTAATTCTGTACTGAATTCCATTGTTGTCTTTAATCTCCCTTATTCAATGTTAAATAAATAGTGCTACAAAGTAAATATTATTCTATTATTGAAATAGCATTTACTGGACAGGTATCTATTATTTCTTCGAGTAGCTCTTTATTCTTAATGTTTTGAGAACGTACTTTTGCTAAACCGCTTTCTTCATCCATTACAAAAATTTCTTCATCCATTGCAGCGCAAACCCCGCAACCAATGCAGAGCTGGTCATTTATTATAATAGTCAAGGACAATCTCCTTCTGTATGACACCTATGTGCCTTTGGTAGTATAGTAAAAATTTAATCATAATGCAATAGCTCCATCTTGGCAATAAAATTAATCAGTGATAATTGCTGCTAATTTTTTGTCATTATTAGTAGTTGGAATTTGATACAGTAGCTGAAAATCGAAACAAATTCCAATAGTGATAGCTGAGGTTTTACCTAAAAACCTATCATAAAAACCAGCGCCATAACCCATCCGATTATTATTTTTATCACAAGCGACACAAGGGACAACGATTATGTCTATAAGGTCGGCGGGGAAGATACTCTCAGTTTTTGGTGAAGGTATCCCATAATCATCTTTTTTAAGAAAAGATTTTTTCTCAAATAATTTAAATTCCATATTTCCATTTTTGTATGCGTAGGGAAGCAAAACATTTTTATTGTTATTCCAGCAAAAATCATACAAAGGGCGGATGTCAGCTTCATTATAAATAGGATAATAGAAAGCGATGGTGTTATAGTTAATGCTTTCAATATATTCCATTAAATTTTTAATAATTTTGTTTGAACGAAGTTCAATTTCTGGAGCAGTAAGTGCTCTTCTTTGTAATAGAATTTTTTCTCTTAATTGTTTTTTGTTCATATTATTAATTTTACCCTAAAAAACTTTATTGATAAGAGATTGTGCAATATCTTTTGTTTTTGCTTCAGCAAAATAACGGATAATAGGTTCAGTATTGGAAGCTCTTACATGCAACCATGAGTTTTCAAAAATTACTTTAACGCCATCCTGTATGTCCATGGTTTCGCCTGCAAATGTTTTTTTAACTTTTTCTAAAATATAAGCAACTTCTTCTTGGGAGGAAAGTCTCTTGCTAGTTTTGACAACTTCATAACGAGGAACAGTGTTAACGATCTCAGAAACTTTCATTTTTGTGGTTGCAAGGTATTCGAGCATAAAAGCAATTCCCGCAAAGGAGTCTCTGCCAAGACCAATTTCAGGAATGATCACTCCTCCGTTACCTTCCCCTCCAATAATTGCACCTTTTTGTAAGAGAACTTTGGAAACATTAACTTCACCAATCTTTGTTCTAACAACCTTGGTTTTGTATAATTCTGCGACATCATCAAAGGCCTTGGATGTAGAAAGGTTTGTAGCAACAATTTTTCCTGCTGGGTTAGGGTGTCTTTGTAATAGATATTTCATCACAAGAACAAGGGTGTAATCTTCCCCAATTGCTTGACCTTTTTCGTTTACAATTGCTAGCCTATCAGCGTCTGCATCTTGGGCAAAACCTATATCTGCTTTTTCTTCTAAAACTTTTTCTCTTAATAGGGTTATGTTTTCTGGTAAGGGCTCTGGTCCTCGGGTAAAGTTGCCATCAGGAGCGCTGTTTATGTTAATGAACTTAATCCCTAGTTTTTTAAATAATATCGGGTTTAAGATCGCACCTGAGCCGTTGCAACTATCGATTACAACTTTTAATCCAGATTTTTTAATTAATTCCACATTAACACTTTTAAGAAGGTGATCTATATGTTCTTCTGCAGCAGAAGCATAAGAGGTTATATTGCCAAGTGATTTTACGTCAACATAGTTAATTGTTTTTTTGTTCACAAATTCTTCATTAGTATTAGATTTTTTCAGGTCATCGTTATAGCTATCATATAAATCAAATATTTCTTGCATTTGTTCTTCATCAAAAAAGATGCCCTTATCGCAAATAAACTTAAGTCCATTCCATTGTATGGGGTTATGTGAAGCGGTAATCATGATGCCACCTTGGGCTTTTAACTTTTTTACCATGATTTGGGTCGTAGGAGTGGAAACAATCCCAATATCAATAATATTACACCCAGTGGCGGATAGTCCTGCTATTACTGCTGACTTAAAAGGAAGAGTGCTCAGCCTTGTGTCTGTTCCAAGGACAATTGTGCCTTTCTTCATGATAGTGCCAAAAATTTCAGCAAACTTCAATGCAGTTGCTGGAAGAAGCGAAAGGTTAGTTTCCCCTCTTATTCCTGCCACAGTTATTTTTAGAGATGTTTCTATCATTAAATTACTCCTTAGTTTCAGTAATTTTTTTATAATTAGTAATTGCTGTTTTTATTCCGTCAGCAACTGCTTGGCTTGTTACAGTTGAACCAGTTATTGCTTGTACATCTTTTTTAG is part of the Candidatus Margulisiibacteriota bacterium genome and harbors:
- a CDS encoding response regulator, whose amino-acid sequence is MKILICDDSNYVRNKLSSFLKDYGFIIFEAENGQMAIEKCTKHEPDIVIMDIIMPIMDGITAMKEIKKTMKIPVVVLSNIGQQTQIIEALQQGADEYIVKPFDPGKLLAVIEKYQAQKVSND
- the glmM gene encoding phosphoglucosamine mutase, whose product is MIETSLKITVAGIRGETNLSLLPATALKFAEIFGTIMKKGTIVLGTDTRLSTLPFKSAVIAGLSATGCNIIDIGIVSTPTTQIMVKKLKAQGGIMITASHNPIQWNGLKFICDKGIFFDEEQMQEIFDLYDSYNDDLKKSNTNEEFVNKKTINYVDVKSLGNITSYASAAEEHIDHLLKSVNVELIKKSGLKVVIDSCNGSGAILNPILFKKLGIKFININSAPDGNFTRGPEPLPENITLLREKVLEEKADIGFAQDADADRLAIVNEKGQAIGEDYTLVLVMKYLLQRHPNPAGKIVATNLSTSKAFDDVAELYKTKVVRTKIGEVNVSKVLLQKGAIIGGEGNGGVIIPEIGLGRDSFAGIAFMLEYLATTKMKVSEIVNTVPRYEVVKTSKRLSSQEEVAYILEKVKKTFAGETMDIQDGVKVIFENSWLHVRASNTEPIIRYFAEAKTKDIAQSLINKVF
- a CDS encoding response regulator encodes the protein MKILIVDDNKDILLLVKTILELSNFDATTVDNGKDALALCKKNQYSLIFLDLMMDGMDGYTVVKELRKNTDYQQTPVIALTAKAYHKDKETVLANGFTDHLSKPFRTEDILNATKKYSN
- a CDS encoding 5-formyltetrahydrofolate cyclo-ligase, which translates into the protein MNKKQLREKILLQRRALTAPEIELRSNKIIKNLMEYIESINYNTIAFYYPIYNEADIRPLYDFCWNNNKNVLLPYAYKNGNMEFKLFEKKSFLKKDDYGIPSPKTESIFPADLIDIIVVPCVACDKNNNRMGYGAGFYDRFLGKTSAITIGICFDFQLLYQIPTTNNDKKLAAIITD
- a CDS encoding STAS domain-containing protein, with protein sequence MLEIQKEVKNNIVILSLGANKSGNTVSGDVELDVDNNYLLIEAVEEELSKGKNKLILQLKNVSYVDSSGLGAIFDSYKQVVEKDGQLRILNPNIDVKRVLDITKISKKIDIFNNEEEALKSFN
- a CDS encoding ferredoxin, with protein sequence MTIIINDQLCIGCGVCAAMDEEIFVMDEESGLAKVRSQNIKNKELLEEIIDTCPVNAISIIE
- a CDS encoding L-threonylcarbamoyladenylate synthase encodes the protein MLTPKELEVISKTLSKGGIIGLPTDTVYGLACDAYNLDAIKKITDFKERDDSKHYVLQIAKLEQLKDIVAPLSEYQMNILNKFWPGEITFIFQKSATVSLPYLHDTVGVRIPNHASTQAILSYYKNPLVVTSLNKSGKVAATCYKEIDNNLLKKLDYLVVEHNKGSQVASTIVDLTKSKPTIIRQGKVVFA
- the rpoD gene encoding RNA polymerase sigma factor RpoD, yielding MEFSTELNTDEPFSSGLVTPEDILQVIANPENNLDQLESFIDEHQIDIVDQEPENQGLDGEEAALLKAEIEQREAEKVKTSDVVKMYLKEIGKVDLLCLKDEQSIAKRVAEGDPIAKKELIDANLRLVVSIAKKYIGRGMAFLDLIQEGNIGLIRATEKFDYTKGYKFSTYATWWIRQAITRAISDQSRTIRIPVHLGETMSKLRKASRHLMQELGRKPTEEEVAEYMEMPIEKVRDIFRSSLTPISLETPIGDESDSSKLGDFVKDDKTESPEASLYRTLLRKDLDEIMQELSERERMVIKLRFGLVDDRPRTLEEVGKVYDVTRERIRQIEAKAIKKLRHPSRLKRLKGYLKEEV
- a CDS encoding chemotaxis protein CheA encodes the protein MKIQIGLTHQERNLFNKELNQHIGFIENSLIELEQGYQKELIEQLFRSFHTIKGNAGMIGYTSMQEVSAETEHVLQHFRQNDITLTEESNEALFTAVDYIKNLTKNLSKSSFDVSDSMHNEVLEIIRKSLPSQETNASLKTNELTQKEESPANLNATVDGISLEIYLNKEAEMPAVTFYQVIHLIEENKIQFESNPTTNDIKNGKSAEILHIKLLKTLTNEEINTLLREIAIIDDIQFVKKIFNVKKREKNKGNLEVREIKNTKEELSEVQIDISQLDDLINQLGEIIINRNQIADALTALEEKYPLDNDFVKLSETTSKLWKSSYRLQSLLLNIRSIPLHSVLDKYHRLSREIAKKINKKIRLEITGQELKLDRIILNYLNDILIHLVRNSIDHGIELPEDRKNIGKDSTGTIKIIAEHKNNKAIFLLSDDGKGLDADVIVKKIIDKKILSKEETLELTKEQIFDYIFHPGFSTKENVSDISGRGVGMDVVKNTIQKLGGGITLSSEKNKGTTFKITLPLTMAIIKGLITEIDKKIFIIPITYIEEIIDIADYETKPIHNHPHIIFREEVIPVFHLKELFFKKKTTITNHTKGVVLSFSDKSIILIVDKIIDEQEIVIKNIDFVDQLYYLIHSATILGTGDIGLILDISSLFDEIKRKYNLH